The following DNA comes from Plasmodium reichenowi strain SY57 chromosome Unknown, whole genome shotgun sequence.
tatatatatatatatatatatattttaacatatacagtcatattataaaaaaggagcatataataatgggaataataataacatacATTTAGATAAACATAAAAGATTGTTATCACAACACATTACAGATGAACCATTACAACATACATTATCTACGATAAATGTAGAAAATTGTAAAGgattaaataataaatatggaGTGGTTTGTACATTAAACGATAAAGGAGTGAACAATAAAATGTTGGATAAAAAAACAGATgaaaaaaacataatagGTTATAATGTCTTAAACTATACATTAAATAAGgaatatgataaatatcataaaaaaaatatctctttaaaaagaaataaaaaaaataaaccAATAAAGGACttattatacaaaatgaTGTTCAAAGGAAAAAACTTTTGgaattttgtaaaaaacGTTATAACAGTATTGGGATTCACATCCTTAATTAGTAATATACTTTGGATAACTTTATACCTTTCAAGTATAACTTCTGTTGCGACAGTTTTTGGTTGTGTTTCATTAGGAACtgtattattaataataattttatgtGTTCTCTTCTGGTTACTTGTTACATGGTTGTGGCCTTACAaagatgaatataatagaaagcataagaaataattattatataatatattttagtttattttattttattttattttatttatttttttgttgttatAGAAACGCaaatatactttttaatgcaaaaattaaatatttttatatataacattgtttttattgtatttacatattaaa
Coding sequences within:
- a CDS encoding putative exported protein (Plasmodium exported protein, unknown function) translates to MSKNYFRIYLYNLIIVIISLQFKSYYKKGAYNNGNNNNIHLDKHKRLLSQHITDEPLQHTLSTINVENCKGLNNKYGVVCTLNDKGVNNKMLDKKTDEKNIIGYNVLNYTLNKEYDKYHKKNISLKRNKKNKPIKDLLYKMMFKGKNFWNFVKNVITVLGFTSLISNILWITLYLSSITSVATVFGCVSLGTVLLIIILCVLFWLLVTWLWPYKDEYNRKHKK